cttctgaatctgttaacgactgTCGGTAGATAAGTCCGATAAGTCACACTGGCAAGATATGAAGTTTGGTATATGGTATCCTATAGCCCCGTAGAGGACATGTTCGTTGTGCCAACACCCTTGACGAGATCTTCAGGCGTTTCGTTTCCATTCGTCTAAAGTCTTAACGATGATTTTTTCAGGTAAAGGAGTGCATTCTGTGGCTCAGTATAGTGTTCATTACAATCCTATGCACGCCACAGCCGACGGTCATCAGGTGGTCTACCACCCCACCGGTGTCGGCGGACGTCTTGCATCAGTGGAAAGGATTTTGTGCCCTGATAGCAAACGCTTACTACACCAAGGGCATGGCATGGTAAGAATGTTTTATCTGTCGACGTTTTCTTCTTTTTTATCCCATAATATCCTATATTATATACCACTCCCTCTGtcccttaatataagatgtttttgcagttcaatttgaactgcgaaaacgtcttatattaaggggcAGAGGTAGTACTTGCTACTGATCAAATCCAACGCGGACGAAACTTCGACGCAGGCTACCAGTGAAAACATTGCAGCTGGAACAGATGGCTGTGACAGGCAGTTCGGAGGAGCCATCGCTAGTAGCAAGTCGGATGCAGTTAGTTTTCAGTACGTTAGAGGTTCGTAGCAGCAATCATTGAATCTCTGGAAACTAGTCAAATGAAATTACATCCTCATTGTTTTGCCTGGTTATTGTTCCAACTCTGTAGGTAGTCAGCCCCCAATGGCCAAGAGTGTGATAGAAGGAAGAGCAAGCAATATGATCATACAAAGGCCTGCAAGTTTACAGAACCCATGCCACATCCAAAGCCAGGGATGAATCTTCTTTCTCTAATGTGAATGTACTGAAGAAACAGGTCTACTGTACTGAAGATTGTGAAGTATTTATTTGGTAAATACATGTATATAGAACCCACAGCTGCTGTAAATCTTCGTCTTCAGCTACAATATAATAGAACCGAACATGTATGTGACTGCTACAACTTTGTGGTTTGCACACTTTTCGCCGTTTAGTTTGCTAGACATGCGTCAAATTCCAAGAATTTGTCTTGGCCTTTCTGGCGTTATGATTTTAGCGCTAGCAGATTACTTCATTTCTCCTTTTGTACAAAACAAATGGGTTCACAATACTTGTTACTGTCATTGGATTTCTAACCATTAGCGTGTTAACTGTTTTACAAACAACACTGTCCTCCTGTCTTGCAAAGTTGCATTTGCATGTAGTGTAACCCTTCACAAAAGAGGAGCAATAAATACCCAGGAAATTTTGACACTGTAAACAGAGTTTACATCAAACTTTTCCGCCATACCTAGTACCATCCATGATATTACCAAGCTTTTCGGCATCCTGGACACAAAAATCACACCCCCATGAGGCTCAGCTAGATCATCGCAGTTTCATTGCAAGCCATTAACCCATTCCCTGCATCTGGACCAAGACGTGATAGAATAAAAGAGAGAACAAGAACTTTGTACCAGGATTTACAAACTTCATAGCACATCATCGATACTCTCGacacccttttttcccctttcaatATGATGAAGACTCTGAGGATTAATTATgtatctatgtcccacaagtgccCTTCACATTTCACGATAGTTGCTGCTAAAGGTACATGGTGATATAAATTAAAGAGTATTTTTAGACTAACACCAAGAAAAAGGGGTGAAAAGCTACAATATGACAGAAAACATTCCCTGTTGGAGCCACCTGCTGCTGCCATGCCTTGAAGTAGACGGTGCCCTAGACCCTGTTGTACCCCACGTTTTTACTGAACAGGCGGCGGATGTAAACGACTTGCAACGCACTGGCGGCCATGAAAGCCGCATACTCCGCCATAGTGTAGAACATGACACGCCTCCTGGTGCTCTCGTTTGCTGGATTCAGTTGGCCATGAACATCACCGTCATCACAAAAATCATATGAAGATAGGATAAATGTAAAGACAGCAAAGCAATAAATGGATAATGAGCAGTGTCCTTGGCAGCTTGAATGTGTTAAATATCAATAATTCCCCTGTTATTCTCGGTATCTAATTTGACTCTGGTGGTTTTCAAACTAAAGAAAAAAAACTGAGATATGCAGGTTAAACAAAAAATAAGTTTGAATATTGTTCCCTATTCAAGATCAAGTATTCACCATTGAACAACACGCTGCTATGGTGTGGGTAAAAGAAAATATGCTAATTCTACAAGGGAGCATAACTGGAGAAAAGGAAGCTTAATAAACTCCAATGGAAATTAGTCACCGCCTCCCCACTTAAGAAACCGTGGACATGTAAGTGTTCCAACTGTCCTAGTGCATTTCCTTCAGTAGTTCGGGTATTTTTGACTAGTTGCTAGCTTTAGGAATTTAGTTGACACATTTTGACTAGTTGATACCTTTTGACTAGTTGCTAGCTTTAGGAATTATCTCCATCTTATCTTTAGGAGTCTACTGCCTCTATAAAAATAAGTCCCCTTCATTTGTTCATCCCTGCCCCTGAGGCATGGCTGCCATCAAACGGACGTCATGCCTCTTGTCGTTCAGTTTAGTATCATACTTTGCTTAAAAAATCTAGTATTGGGTGGATCAGAGTAAACTCACAGGAAATTTATGTACTCTATACATGGTTAACAGGGCCATACAAGAAGGCCAAAATCACTAGATGATAACATCTACAGAAGAAAGTTTATGAAGCTTACTGTGTCGGTGACGAGCGTCACGTGCTTTTAGGTACTTCTGCTCGGCAGTGACAGATTCCAGTGCTTCCTTCAGCTCTGCAATTTTCACATTGATAGGGTCCAAGTGCTCTGGAACAGGAACAAAAAAGTGTTAAAACTGAAGGAATCAGAAGTTGAAAACAGATATCTTGATGAACTAGCAAGCCTAAGATCACATAAACCAATCAAACTGATTGTTGCTCAATACACgcaatttaaaaaaaaaatagGCAGATGCTGAAAATCTCAAGGGACAGTCACTACACTGACCATCTTTCGCCAAATTGTGCTCATTGGGTATGTGCCCAACATGAATGTAGAAAGAAACAGTTTCAGGTGCCCCATATGGATTATGGAAGCAAAACTTATACATTCCACCCCTTGGAGCTTTGAAGTCAAATTTGTCACCAGACTTTCCCTTCATCGTATATACAGTGTTACCACCTGGTGAAGTTACCTACATGGATGGAAAATGCACTAGAGACTATCAGAAGAAGTTGATGGATTGTTAAGTGAACGGAATAATATACTTAAGTACTGACATAAAATGCAGGCTTACAATTCAATATTTCACAAGTGAACATAACAGATGCAACCAGTGCAAAATTAGTTTTGCTAGTATGTATACTAACAAACTAAATGAAGGAAAGGGGAGTGGTTAAGTCTTTGAAATAGATCAACTTTATTCAGAAATAAATAATTTCACATGGGAAACAAAAATGACACATCCCAGCCAAAGTAAGAAAATCACAGTAGCAATACACTAAGTAGAATGGACTCCAATATTTTCCAGTAGCCAACAGCATTGTTGGTCATAAGCAGAAACAAATAATATATGCACTGGCGTAAAACAAACCACCATTTTTCTCAGTACATGAACTTAAACCATCTAATATAGCTGGAGTGAAGTCAATTGCGCTCATATGCTGATGCTAGTATCAAGGTGAAGCAAAAACAAGTTGATGTTTAATTTGCCTCATCAATCATCTACAAAATGCCTACGCTAACCAAagttaaaaaaggcacgcctaagcgagcgcttaagcacgcctaggctctaggcattggcaaaacgcattgcgcataactatgcttaatctgtgcgtaactgcgcataagcatgcgctttggtcagtaaagcgcaaggcggtggcaaaacgcacaattaagcctaacgcttttttgaactatgacgcTAACTAGCAATACTGCAAGACCAATTCATTCAGCATTATCCTCCATAGTTAAAaatggcgcgcctaagcgagcgcttaagcgcgcctaggctctaggcgttggcaaaacgcattgcgcataactacgcttaatctgtgcataactgcgcataagcatgcgctttggtcagtaaagcgcaaggcggtggcaaaacgcacaattaacgcctagcgcttttttgaactatgttaTCCTCAACCAAGTAGGATGGAAAATATACACGTCTGAGTTCCAACCAAATTTTTTACTGGTTTCTTCTTCCAAAGAGAACTGTTAGGAATTCCTCACTGCTAATAGTAATGCACAAACAGGcttctaatatgcagagtttaaacCTCAAGGACAATATGACAACATTTTCTTTTAATCTCTAGATCTTTTAGACAATAATGGCTAAGAATTGATTTTTGCCCTCTACTACAAAACAGGTCATTTAACCATTTAAACTTTGGGAAGAGGTTTTTCCACGTTCGCTGCTTATGCAACATCCCAGCATGACAGGAAGCAACTCCTTTGAAGCCTTCTCCACTGATGTGATTTTTTCCGAGTTCAACTGTTTTGTTGCTTTAGTAAACTGAATCACCGTAGCAAAATATTTCAGTGTTTTGCTGACCAGTTCGGCCTGGGTTCTCTACTTGAGTCTGCATTTGTTGAAAGCAAATTCTAAATAAACAGGTTGACTGAATCAAATTGTCAATTAAATCCAGATGTCAGTCTTATTGTCCTTTATACACCAGATAACAAAGCATGCAAATGCAAAGGAAACCAGAGAAGACAACCATTTTACATGTAGATAAACAAACACATCAATTATCAAGCATATAATACCTCTAAACAGTGAAAGATAGTTCAGGTGCTACTTCTAAATGAAGATAAGTTGAGAACTGATCCTTTAACTGTGATTCAAGTAAAGAAAACGTATTGTTGTTGGGAAAGTACGGTAGGTTCATtgacttctactccctccgttccaaaatagatgaatgCAGAAATATAATTGAGAAAGGATGAATAAAATGTGTTCTCCAGTGAAAAAAATAACCAAATCATATAATAGACCACCCACACATAAATTAGCATCTTGTGAGGCAACTGTATCCACACGCAATCCATCCAGCCTGAATGACTATGGCAAACGTATGACAAAAGGGCAACAATCCACCAAATCTCCTCCAAAAATCCTGACTTTGAGCCAGAGCACAACAGAATCGACTAAACGACCAATCAACAACAGGAACGAATTACAGCTAAACATCAAAAGCAACCTAAATCACAAAGGTTAATGATCGACATCAGTTGAGATCACCAGATCGCCGCAGGTATTTCGCACCCACAAGCCGCAGATCCCACGAGGAGGCCCCAATCCCCACTCGATTGCCAATCCAATTCCCCAGATCCCAAGTAAAACAACCCATAAACCCAGCTAAATCCAGACCTTCGTAGCCAGATCAAAGGCGCAGTTAGAAGGTAGCCCAGAGGAGATGGGGGGATCGGCCGGGCGCCGTACCGTGAGGTCGATGCCGGGGTGGTCGGAGCTCCAGAAGATGTCGTGGTCGACGACGACGAAGTTGCCCGAGACGGAGTCGCCCTCGTAGGGCACGAACTCGTGGATGCACTCGGTGTCCGTCACGGTCACCGAGAGCGCCTCCGCCCGCCACCCGGCGGCCGCCGCCAGCGCCAGCGCCGCTAccagcagcatagccggccgccacCTCGCCATGGCCCGCCGGTGGGTAGCTGATCCAACGCTCGCACCAGAATCAGCAGACCCGCTGGTCTAGGGCTGGGATTCAGGGGTGGTGGGCGGCGAGCTCCGGTCGCGCACGacgggggaggggagggaggggagggCACGCGAGACGGAGGTCACGAGGGCGAGATTGCAGACGGGGAGGGGGCAGATGTCGCGTGTTTTTGCAATAAAGGACTCTGCTATTTGCGTAATAGTGCAACATGCCGACGTGGAGTTTGTGCGACGTGGCCGTGTGACTGCGAGTGGCTGCGTTGTCTGACTGCGTGGCCTCCTTGGGCTGCCGTTTAAAGGCGCCTTTTGGTGATTACGTAAAGAGAATAAAGGAGACGCATTGTCCACGGTCAAGTGGCGGACGGAGAGGAGATGGGGAGTTGCTCGGTGCTCTGCCCAACATAGTAGGGCTAGTAGCTATGGTGTTTCGAGCTTGGCGTCGTGCCGGtgagaggtgtgatgtgggtgtgtGCGAGCAGCGTCAGCTGGCTAGCAGTGGTGGGTCTCTTGAAGATGGTGGTGTGGTGCTGCCTATCGAAGGATTGGTTCTCATCGGCGCTCGCTGTAGATGGATTATCTCCTTCCTCGTTGCTGCGTTGGAGGCCATTATGGTGGTGGCTTCATCGTGGTGAGTGAGCAAGGATCTGTTTAAGGACGATTTGAGTCAAGCTCATCGTCACCGCCCTTGGATGGCGCCTAAAGTGTGTGTTCCTCCATGGACATCATGGATGCGATAGATGGCCTACCTTTTCATCCCTGTCGGTGAATCTGATGGCTGAATGGCGACCATACCTTTTCCTTCCACCTTGTTGCCTTTAGTTCCCCTTCAACGATGTCAGAAAAAACTTTATGTCTTGCAAGTGCACAGGGCTGGTTGAAGCTCTCGTGGAAGCATAATCACAGATTAATATAGTTGAAGAGCGGGAGATATGTCTAAATGTGAGTGTTTCTGGTgcatgatacgtctcaaacgtatctacttttcaaacACTTTTGTTATTGTTTTGCCTTTCAGTTTGCATCATTTGAACAAtctggactaacgttgttttcagcaaaattatcatggtgttatttttgtgcagaaataaaagttgtcCAAATTGGATGGGGATTTTTGAGAATTATTTCTGGAAGATTAGAAGACCGGAGGACCAAAGATGGAACAGAGGGGGGCACCAGGGCACCATGCGGGTAGGCCATGCGCCTCTGGGCCGCATGGTGGGGCCCTCTGGAGCCCTCGGGACTCCTCCAATGACATCCTTTGGCTATAAAATACCATATATCCATTGATCCCCACCACAAATACAGAGGGTTGCAAGGCCTTTGCCTCAACTCATACCTTaccaaactactcacacatggagatcagatCGCATGAAGAACACATCATGAAGATTTATTCATTGAtaatatgtgagggagtcctggattagggggtgtccggatggccggactatgacctttggccggactcccggactatgaagatacaagattgaagacttcgtcctgtgtccggataggactttccttggcgtggaaggcaagcttggcaatacgatatgtagatctccttccaatgtaaccgactctatgtaaccctagccctctccggtgtctatataaaccgaagagttttagtccgtaggacgaacaacaatcataccataggctagcttctagggtttagcctctctgatctcgtggtagatcaactcttgtactacccatatcatcaatattgatcaagcaggagtagggttttacctccatcgagagggcccaaacctaggtaaaaacatcgtgtcccttgtctcctgttaccatccgcctagacgcacagttcgggaccccctacccgagacccgccggttttgacaccgacattggtgctttcattgagagttcctctgtgtcgtcacctttaggctcgatggcttcttcgatcataaaCCATGacgaggtccagggtgagacttttctccccggacagatcttcgtgttcggcggcttcgcactgcgggccaattcgcttggccatctggagcagatcgaaagctacgcccctggccatcaggtcggatttggaagcttaaactacacggccgacatccgcggggacttgatcttcgacggattcgagccacggccgagtgcaccgcactgtcacgacgggcatgatctagctctgccgccggacaacgctcagagcgccgctcaggtgtccgctccgacccttagctcggagccgaccgcgccaatcGGGGACGAACGGTTGGACGTCGCCCCggaagctgcaatctctacggcgatcgagccgaataccagcctagtcctttgtgaggcctgtgactccaaggtgcccgactcctttccggactccggatcttccacaccccttctgatcgaacccaattgggctccgatcatggagttcaccgccgcggacgtctttcagcactcgccctttggcgacatcctgaattcactaaagtccctctctttgtcaggagagccctggccggactatggtcagcaaggttgggatgcggacgacaaagaaattcgaaacccacccaccacccactttgtagccactgtcgacgatttaaccgacatgctcgactttgactccgaagacatcacggtatggacgccgatgaaggagaagaacaagaaccagcacctatagggcactagaaagccacctcgtcatatgacatatacatggtggacaccccaaaagcagggaatggcgatgaaaaaacggaggataacccctccaagaagcaacctaagcgccgacgtcagcggcgccgctctaaatcccgccaaagcaaaaacggcgagtccggcactggagataacaacaccccggacaatgccaaagacaaccccctccagcaggattcagcccagaaggacggagaagccagccctcatgagagatcggcagacagggaggtcgaggacgacaattacatgcctccctccgaagacgaggcaagcctcgacgacgacgaatttgtcgtgccagaggatcccgccgaataagagcatttcaaacgcaggcttgtggccatggcaagcagcctcaagaaaaaacagcaacagcttcgagctgaccaagatttgctagccgacagatggactgaagtcctggcggccgaagagtataaactcaaacgcccctccaagagctacccaaagcgcaggctgctaccccaactagaggaggaagcaactaagcccacatcaccagcgtatgatgcggccgatcagccacctcgtggccgcgacaaagaggcttttcggccctcaactcaagccgcaccccggcgccgctcaaaaaataccagagcacggggaaacgcaccagacctgcaagacatattggaggataaggcaaggcaaacaagatcaatctacggatcgcgtgggtgccccacgtcacgtgacggtaaccatcacgccggatatgacaaatacggccaggccgaacacaacagacaaagctcatccgagctacgtcgcgatatagcccagtacaggggcgccgcacacccaatatgcttcacagacgaagtaatggatcatcaaatccccgagggtttcaaacccgtaaacatctaatcatacgatggcataacagatcctgcagtatggatcgaggattatctccttcatatccacatggcccgtggtgatgatctacacgtcatcaaatacctcccgctcaagcttaaaggaccagctcgacattggcttaacagcctgccagcagagtcaattagttgctgggaggacctggaatccgcattccttgacaacttccagggcacttatgtgcgaccaccagacgccgatgacctaagccacataacccagcagccagaagaatcggccagacaattctggatgtGGTTCCTAAcctagaaaaatcaaatagtcgactgtccggacgcagaggctcttgcagccttcaggcacaacatccgagatgaatggcttgcccgacacctaggacaggaaaagccgaaatctatggcagccctcatgacactcatgacccgcttttgcgcgggagaagacagctggctagctcgtagcaataacatcatcaagagccctggtaactcagatactaaggacaacaatggcaggtcacatcgtaataagcacaagcaccgcattaacggtgataatactgacgatacgacagttaatgccggattcagaggctctaaacccggtcagcggaagaagccattcaaaagaaatcctccgggcccatccagtttagaccggatactcgatcgctcgtgccagatacacggcacccccgaacaaccagccaatcacaccaacagggattgttggatattcaagcaggcaggcaagttaagtgtcgaaaacagagacaaggggctgcatagcgatgacgaggaggagccccggccgccaaacaatagaggacagaagggcttccccccacaagtgcggacggtgaacatgatatac
Above is a window of Triticum dicoccoides isolate Atlit2015 ecotype Zavitan chromosome 5B, WEW_v2.0, whole genome shotgun sequence DNA encoding:
- the LOC119311783 gene encoding transmembrane emp24 domain-containing protein p24beta3-like, whose amino-acid sequence is MARWRPAMLLVAALALAAAAGWRAEALSVTVTDTECIHEFVPYEGDSVSGNFVVVDHDIFWSSDHPGIDLTVTSPGGNTVYTMKGKSGDKFDFKAPRGGMYKFCFHNPYGAPETVSFYIHVGHIPNEHNLAKDEHLDPINVKIAELKEALESVTAEQKYLKARDARHRHTNESTRRRVMFYTMAEYAAFMAASALQVVYIRRLFSKNVGYNRV